A DNA window from Maribellus comscasis contains the following coding sequences:
- a CDS encoding glycoside hydrolase family 88/105 protein, producing MNKLITTLLVFCILTGTAFAQKEGNEKLFKDSYIKKTMKKALSWQLKNPKHELYDWTNGAFYAGVFAAYETTGSKKIWKAMEEMGEANEWKAGPRLHHADDHAICQTYIDMYRISGDRKMIQPFIETMDEFMVTPYETGDIRKCTWWWCDALFMGPAAFVKLGETLDDDKYLKLNDKLFKECYDLLYDKEEHLYARDIRYKWDEPGIEVIKESNGEKIFWSRGNGWVMGGLVRVLQELPKDYPTRDFYIQNFKEMAAKIISIQQEDGLWKASLLDPEAYPGGEASGSGFYTYALAWGINNGILDKEKYLPAVEKAWVGMNSLIQPDGHVGWVQPIGADPRKNFSADSWEVYGTGAFLLAGSEVIKLKP from the coding sequence ATGAATAAACTGATTACGACTTTACTTGTTTTCTGTATTTTAACAGGAACCGCATTTGCTCAGAAGGAAGGAAATGAAAAGCTTTTTAAGGATTCGTACATAAAGAAAACGATGAAAAAAGCCCTCAGTTGGCAATTAAAAAATCCAAAACATGAATTGTACGACTGGACTAACGGAGCATTTTATGCCGGTGTTTTTGCTGCTTATGAAACAACTGGCTCAAAAAAGATATGGAAAGCCATGGAAGAAATGGGAGAGGCCAACGAATGGAAGGCGGGACCGCGGCTTCATCATGCGGACGACCATGCAATTTGTCAAACTTACATTGATATGTACCGGATTTCAGGAGACAGAAAGATGATTCAGCCTTTTATTGAAACGATGGATGAGTTTATGGTTACACCCTACGAAACAGGGGATATCAGGAAATGTACATGGTGGTGGTGCGATGCACTCTTTATGGGCCCTGCTGCTTTTGTAAAGCTGGGAGAAACTTTAGATGATGATAAATATTTGAAACTTAATGATAAACTTTTTAAAGAGTGTTACGATTTATTGTACGACAAAGAAGAGCATTTGTATGCCCGCGATATTCGTTATAAATGGGACGAACCTGGAATTGAAGTGATAAAAGAAAGTAATGGAGAGAAAATATTCTGGTCGCGAGGAAACGGCTGGGTAATGGGAGGACTGGTGCGTGTGTTGCAGGAATTACCCAAAGATTATCCAACACGCGATTTTTATATTCAGAATTTTAAAGAAATGGCGGCGAAAATTATTTCAATTCAACAAGAAGATGGTTTGTGGAAAGCCAGTTTGTTGGATCCGGAAGCGTATCCCGGAGGTGAAGCCAGCGGCTCAGGTTTTTATACCTATGCACTTGCCTGGGGAATTAACAACGGTATTCTGGACAAAGAAAAATATTTACCGGCAGTTGAAAAAGCATGGGTTGGAATGAATTCGTTGATTCAACCCGACGGACATGTTGGTTGGGTACAGCCCATTGGCGCCGATCCGCGTAAAAACTTTTCAGCCGATAGTTGGGAAGTATACGGAACCGGGGCGTTTTTACTTGCAGGGAGCGAGGTTATCAAATTAAAACCATAG
- the nhaC gene encoding Na+/H+ antiporter NhaC — protein MNKIREQKITFFQSLLPVAFLFLLIIYGLIMRPVFLKQEALPLEIVFLTASVFAVTELRFLGFPWEEIQTSIIKKLTKALPTLFILFAIGLIIGSWIVCGTIPMLVYYGIKIINIRYIYVLAFLVPVIFSTVTGTSWGSIGTIGVVIMGIALTVNAHLGITAGAIIGGAYFGDKMSPLSDTTNIAALAVEVKLYDHIHSMMFTTFPSAFISILSFFVMGFIFPAENLSGTTEQVEVTLNSIASMFSFSWLLLIPPVIILYGSIRKKPTIPVLLTSTVTAVILAFIFQNFRFSDVIQVIYKGFDTKMAFWMNNVPENINQLFNRGGLYELSEPIIISILVFVYIGTIDKINAMTTIVERIFRFAKKRSTVIVTSLFSSAITNAMTSNQYATSFVVGDAFISKYDRLKIPRKVLSRSLEDYGTMIESLVPWTTTSVFIVATLGISYAEYWHWQILSLTNIIVAPVLALAGIGCFYHKKRTKNE, from the coding sequence ATGAACAAAATCAGGGAGCAAAAAATAACTTTTTTTCAATCGTTACTACCTGTAGCCTTCCTTTTTCTGCTGATTATTTACGGACTTATAATGCGCCCCGTATTTTTAAAACAGGAAGCGCTTCCACTTGAAATTGTTTTTCTGACCGCTTCAGTTTTTGCCGTAACAGAACTCCGGTTTCTTGGCTTTCCATGGGAAGAAATTCAAACAAGTATTATCAAAAAACTAACCAAAGCCCTCCCTACCCTTTTTATTTTATTTGCAATCGGGCTGATTATTGGCAGTTGGATTGTTTGCGGTACTATTCCGATGCTTGTGTATTACGGAATTAAAATTATCAACATCCGTTACATATATGTACTTGCATTTCTGGTACCGGTCATTTTCTCAACCGTTACCGGAACATCGTGGGGTTCCATTGGCACCATTGGCGTGGTTATAATGGGGATTGCCCTAACTGTAAATGCACATTTGGGAATTACCGCCGGGGCCATTATTGGCGGAGCATACTTTGGCGATAAAATGTCACCGCTTTCCGATACGACTAATATTGCAGCTCTGGCCGTTGAAGTAAAACTGTACGACCATATTCATTCCATGATGTTTACGACCTTCCCGTCGGCCTTTATTTCAATTTTAAGCTTTTTTGTAATGGGATTTATTTTCCCTGCTGAAAATCTTTCGGGGACTACCGAGCAGGTTGAAGTTACCTTAAATTCCATTGCCTCTATGTTCAGTTTTTCATGGCTCCTGCTAATTCCGCCAGTTATCATTTTATACGGGTCAATCCGCAAAAAACCAACAATTCCGGTTTTGCTAACATCAACGGTAACAGCGGTGATCCTCGCATTTATCTTTCAAAATTTTCGTTTTTCAGATGTAATTCAGGTTATTTACAAAGGTTTTGATACAAAAATGGCTTTCTGGATGAATAATGTTCCGGAAAACATCAATCAGCTTTTTAATCGCGGAGGTTTATATGAACTTAGTGAGCCGATAATTATTTCGATACTGGTTTTTGTATACATCGGAACCATTGATAAAATAAACGCTATGACAACCATAGTGGAACGTATTTTCCGTTTTGCAAAAAAAAGAAGTACAGTGATTGTCACGTCCCTGTTTTCATCCGCAATCACAAATGCAATGACCTCCAACCAGTATGCAACCAGTTTTGTTGTTGGCGATGCATTTATAAGCAAATACGACCGCTTAAAAATCCCACGGAAAGTTTTGTCAAGGTCGCTCGAAGACTATGGCACCATGATAGAAAGTCTTGTTCCGTGGACCACCACTTCTGTTTTTATTGTTGCTACACTTGGAATATCATACGCCGAATACTGGCACTGGCAAATACTTTCGCTGACAAATATTATTGTTGCGCCCGTTTTGGCATTGGCTGGTATTGGATGCTTTTACCATAAAAAGAGAACTAAAAATGAATAA
- a CDS encoding trans-sulfuration enzyme family protein gives MNKNWKPETMISHFAEDRQKYEGAVVPPIFQNTLFTFENWEAIDAAFDDRINTAIYSRGKNPGVDIVEKKLAQFAGGEKARLFASGMAAITAAVMHCISAGDHIIAIKNIYGPANNLISVYLKKKMGVETTFVSGNDVEEFRNAIKPNTKLIYLESPSSAIFSIQDIKSICILAKSRDIKTIIDNTWASPVFQKPLEMGVDLEIHSCSKYIGGHSDVVAGLIVGSAKEIDSIIVNEFELLGGKIAPIEAWLLMRSLRTLPLRMKAHQENAIKVAEFLEAHAKVAVVNYPGLQSFPQHQLAKKQMSGYSGLMSFKLKASDLSQIKTFFNSLQIFKIGVSWGGHESLIYAPAISYLKELSPEQFDRLGISLGDMRISVGLENADDLIGDLSLALNTIK, from the coding sequence ATGAATAAAAATTGGAAGCCGGAGACCATGATCTCGCATTTTGCCGAAGACCGACAAAAATATGAAGGAGCTGTTGTTCCCCCCATTTTTCAAAATACCCTTTTTACATTCGAAAACTGGGAAGCTATAGATGCAGCTTTTGATGACCGCATCAATACCGCCATTTATTCACGGGGCAAAAATCCGGGAGTAGATATTGTAGAAAAAAAATTGGCCCAATTTGCCGGAGGCGAAAAAGCACGTCTTTTTGCTTCGGGGATGGCAGCAATTACCGCCGCGGTTATGCATTGTATCAGTGCCGGCGATCATATCATTGCCATTAAAAATATTTATGGGCCTGCCAACAATTTAATTTCAGTTTATTTAAAAAAGAAAATGGGGGTTGAAACCACTTTTGTTTCGGGTAATGATGTCGAAGAATTCAGAAATGCCATAAAACCGAACACAAAACTGATTTACCTGGAAAGTCCCTCTTCTGCAATTTTCAGCATTCAGGATATAAAAAGTATTTGTATTCTGGCTAAATCAAGGGATATTAAAACAATTATCGACAACACCTGGGCAAGCCCTGTCTTTCAGAAACCGCTCGAAATGGGTGTCGATTTGGAAATTCACTCCTGCTCAAAATATATTGGCGGACATTCCGATGTTGTTGCCGGGTTGATAGTTGGCAGCGCCAAAGAAATAGATAGTATTATTGTAAATGAATTTGAATTACTGGGTGGAAAAATTGCCCCGATAGAGGCGTGGCTGCTTATGCGCAGCTTGCGGACACTCCCCTTACGAATGAAAGCACACCAGGAAAATGCCATAAAAGTTGCTGAATTCCTGGAAGCACACGCCAAAGTAGCTGTGGTAAATTATCCGGGATTACAAAGTTTTCCGCAACACCAATTAGCAAAAAAACAAATGTCAGGCTATAGCGGATTGATGTCTTTCAAACTAAAAGCATCTGATTTATCGCAGATAAAAACCTTTTTCAACAGCCTGCAGATTTTTAAAATTGGTGTTAGCTGGGGAGGCCACGAGAGTTTGATTTATGCTCCGGCCATCAGTTACCTCAAAGAACTAAGCCCTGAACAATTCGACAGGCTCGGAATCTCGCTGGGCGATATGCGCATATCTGTGGGATTGGAAAATGCAGACGATCTTATCGGGGATCTAAGCCTGGCGCTAAACACTATAAAATAA
- a CDS encoding arginine decarboxylase, whose translation MKNTYNDLIEQSYYFPQEGFDLQDGYLTFYGVSLKYLIQKYGTPFRLMYLPRIGDQIKKARNLFRRAIKAENYQGTYNYCYCTKTCHFHHVISKALQYDVNLETSSSFDIDLIINLFKKGELENTVKLVHNGYKTDEYIRKIISLQDMGFTDSTIILDNKNELKKILSMAGKKKIKIGIRKAIDEEPQSAYYTSRLGIRASDILEFYRNQIKDKENVELTMLHFFVDSGIKDTLYYWGEFQKSMKTYIELKKECPTLVNINLGGGFPIRNHLGFEYDYEYMIREIVKNIKEMCNNESIKEPDIYTEFGKYTVGESGATIFSVLEQKQQNDAELWYIIDNSLMNTIPDAWSIFEKFILLPVNKWDNEYTRVNIGGISCDHSDYYNSEDLNQQIMLPRYSGREKEPLYLGFFHTGAYQDSISGYGGIKHCLIPSPQHVIIDRDETGNFVDYVYRTEQTVDDMFNILGYNP comes from the coding sequence ATGAAGAATACGTACAATGATTTAATTGAGCAATCCTACTACTTTCCACAGGAAGGCTTCGACCTTCAGGATGGCTATCTGACTTTTTATGGCGTTTCGCTAAAGTATCTAATCCAGAAATATGGTACCCCGTTCAGGCTGATGTATTTGCCACGTATCGGGGATCAGATAAAGAAGGCCAGGAACCTGTTCCGACGGGCAATAAAGGCCGAAAATTACCAGGGAACATACAATTATTGTTACTGTACCAAAACCTGTCACTTTCACCATGTAATTAGTAAAGCGCTGCAATACGATGTCAATCTTGAAACCTCATCGTCGTTTGATATTGATTTAATCATTAATCTTTTTAAAAAAGGTGAGCTCGAAAATACTGTAAAACTGGTTCACAACGGCTATAAAACCGATGAATACATCCGCAAAATAATATCCTTGCAGGATATGGGGTTTACTGATTCGACAATCATTCTCGACAATAAAAACGAGCTAAAGAAAATTCTTTCGATGGCAGGAAAGAAAAAAATCAAAATCGGAATCCGTAAAGCCATCGATGAAGAGCCACAAAGCGCTTATTATACATCGCGACTTGGAATAAGAGCATCCGATATTCTTGAATTTTACAGGAACCAGATAAAAGACAAGGAAAATGTGGAATTAACCATGCTCCATTTTTTTGTTGATTCAGGAATTAAAGACACACTTTATTATTGGGGCGAATTCCAGAAGTCGATGAAAACCTATATTGAGTTAAAAAAAGAATGTCCCACATTAGTCAACATCAATTTAGGTGGTGGTTTTCCCATTCGTAATCACCTGGGGTTTGAGTATGATTACGAATATATGATTCGTGAAATTGTTAAAAATATAAAGGAAATGTGTAATAATGAAAGCATCAAAGAGCCCGACATTTACACCGAATTTGGGAAATATACCGTTGGTGAAAGTGGTGCCACTATTTTTTCGGTTTTGGAACAAAAGCAGCAGAACGACGCTGAACTTTGGTACATTATCGACAATAGTTTGATGAATACCATTCCGGATGCATGGTCAATATTTGAGAAATTTATTTTACTCCCTGTTAACAAATGGGATAATGAATACACGCGGGTAAACATTGGCGGAATTAGTTGCGATCACTCTGATTATTATAACTCCGAAGATTTAAATCAGCAAATCATGCTGCCCCGGTATTCCGGGCGCGAAAAGGAACCGCTGTATCTTGGATTTTTTCACACTGGTGCTTACCAGGATTCCATAAGTGGCTACGGTGGAATAAAACACTGTTTAATTCCGTCGCCACAACACGTGATTATCGATCGGGATGAAACCGGTAATTTTGTTGATTACGTTTACCGAACCGAACAAACCGTGGATGACATGTTTAATATTCTGGGCTATAACCCTTAA
- a CDS encoding GH92 family glycosyl hydrolase, which produces MDKSTFLNHKKIAFFLFFSISVIFSLAQEKPVDLVYPHLDAANSRWFFFSSACRPFGLVNLSPDNELGGAWGSGYRYNTNEIKGFSHVHAWQLSAVSVLPVNGSAQDLKNNYFSAFSHEKEVVAPGYHKVELDRYKIKAELTSTTRVGFHKYTYENQDQKGIIVKLTGPNGPCDLTKGKIEKVNNREFSGYVVNDATRRRPNPTPVFFYIELDTKVKNLITWEGTNTNENSKGVEGAETGALITFENKTNKPVLMKVGISYTNAEEAKKNIQAELNHWDFEQVVADSKEEWNSWLSKIEVSGGTQNERIRFYTDLWHGLQGRRIISDASGAYSDFTGPERKIKQIPRDKNGTPKFNHHNFDAFWGAQWTINTLWPLVYPKVAGDFCNSMLLYYNDGGLIPRGPSGGNYTYVMVGASTTPFVVSTWMKGIHDFDINLAYEGLKKNHMPGGIMGKAGYEHNTSEGGGIEEYIEKGYVPFPRKPHIEGFHKDGAGMTMEYAFQDWTLAQLAKKLGKTEDYKTFLKRSNNWKNLFDTSYGFIRPKGIDGSWKTPYDPYQYQNDGFVESNAAQMTWYVPQDFKGLAELMGGEEAMANKLNNEFTIAQAHGFTSGKKHADETLEQARRIPINYGNQPSMQTAFIFNTIGVPWLTQKWSRAVIDSVYTGVSPFVGYNGDEDQGLMGTLAVLMKIGLFQLDGGTTEDPVYLIGSPVFDEINISLDNQYYQGKNFKISTENNSKKNIYVQSVTLNGNPLNRMYLLHSEITKGGELHLLMGPEPNKKLK; this is translated from the coding sequence ATGGACAAGTCAACATTTCTCAATCATAAAAAAATTGCATTTTTTCTCTTTTTTTCCATTTCAGTAATTTTTAGTCTGGCGCAGGAAAAACCGGTGGATCTGGTCTATCCGCATCTCGATGCTGCCAATTCCCGATGGTTCTTCTTTTCTTCGGCCTGCCGTCCTTTCGGATTGGTAAACTTAAGTCCCGACAACGAACTGGGCGGTGCCTGGGGAAGCGGATACCGTTATAATACAAATGAAATCAAAGGATTTAGTCACGTACATGCCTGGCAGCTCTCAGCTGTTTCTGTATTACCGGTGAACGGCTCAGCGCAAGATTTAAAAAATAACTATTTCTCTGCTTTTTCTCATGAAAAAGAAGTGGTTGCACCAGGCTATCATAAAGTTGAGCTCGACAGGTACAAAATTAAAGCGGAGCTCACCTCTACCACACGCGTCGGATTTCATAAATACACGTATGAAAATCAGGATCAAAAAGGAATTATTGTAAAACTTACCGGTCCAAACGGCCCGTGTGATTTAACCAAAGGAAAAATTGAAAAAGTAAACAATCGCGAATTTTCGGGTTATGTTGTGAATGATGCTACCCGCCGGAGACCCAACCCCACTCCTGTTTTCTTCTATATCGAGTTGGACACCAAGGTAAAAAACCTGATTACCTGGGAAGGCACAAATACAAATGAAAACAGCAAAGGAGTTGAAGGAGCAGAAACAGGCGCTTTAATAACTTTTGAAAACAAAACAAACAAACCTGTTTTAATGAAAGTGGGAATCTCATACACCAATGCTGAAGAAGCCAAAAAAAATATTCAGGCTGAGTTAAACCACTGGGATTTCGAGCAGGTTGTTGCCGATTCAAAAGAAGAATGGAATAGCTGGCTGAGTAAAATTGAAGTAAGCGGCGGAACTCAAAACGAAAGAATCAGATTTTACACCGATTTGTGGCATGGATTACAAGGCCGGCGTATTATCAGCGATGCCAGTGGCGCATACTCTGACTTCACTGGCCCGGAAAGAAAAATCAAACAAATTCCGCGTGATAAAAACGGAACACCAAAATTTAACCATCATAACTTTGATGCTTTTTGGGGAGCGCAGTGGACAATAAATACCCTTTGGCCATTGGTTTATCCAAAAGTTGCCGGCGATTTCTGTAACTCAATGTTGTTGTATTACAACGATGGTGGATTAATCCCACGTGGTCCATCCGGTGGAAACTATACCTATGTAATGGTTGGTGCATCTACAACGCCATTTGTTGTAAGTACATGGATGAAAGGAATTCACGATTTTGACATCAACCTGGCATACGAAGGATTGAAAAAAAACCATATGCCCGGAGGAATTATGGGAAAAGCCGGTTATGAACATAATACATCGGAAGGCGGTGGAATCGAAGAATACATCGAGAAAGGTTATGTTCCCTTTCCACGCAAACCTCACATTGAGGGTTTTCATAAGGATGGAGCCGGCATGACAATGGAATATGCATTCCAGGACTGGACCCTCGCACAACTTGCAAAAAAGCTGGGAAAAACAGAGGATTACAAAACCTTTTTAAAGCGCTCGAACAACTGGAAAAATTTATTTGATACAAGCTACGGTTTTATTCGTCCAAAAGGTATTGACGGAAGCTGGAAGACACCTTACGATCCGTATCAATATCAAAACGACGGATTTGTTGAATCAAACGCAGCCCAGATGACCTGGTATGTGCCACAGGATTTTAAAGGACTGGCCGAACTGATGGGAGGAGAAGAAGCAATGGCAAATAAGCTGAACAACGAATTTACAATCGCTCAGGCGCATGGTTTTACTTCGGGAAAAAAACACGCTGACGAAACGCTGGAACAGGCCCGACGTATTCCGATAAATTATGGCAACCAGCCATCAATGCAAACTGCTTTTATTTTTAATACAATCGGTGTTCCCTGGCTTACTCAAAAATGGAGTCGTGCGGTAATCGATTCTGTTTACACTGGCGTTTCGCCATTTGTTGGCTACAACGGCGATGAAGACCAGGGATTAATGGGCACACTTGCCGTTTTGATGAAAATTGGATTGTTTCAACTCGATGGCGGTACAACTGAAGATCCGGTTTATTTAATTGGAAGCCCTGTTTTTGACGAAATAAATATTTCACTCGACAATCAGTATTACCAGGGAAAAAACTTCAAAATATCAACCGAAAACAATAGCAAGAAAAATATTTATGTGCAGTCAGTTACATTAAACGGAAATCCGTTAAATCGTATGTATCTTCTCCACAGTGAAATTACAAAAGGAGGGGAACTTCATTTGCTAATGGGACCAGAGCCTAACAAAAAACTGAAGTAA
- a CDS encoding single-stranded DNA-binding protein, which translates to MNVLRNSVRLIGNLGDDPKVRKLDSGKTVANFSIATNEIYRDQNGTKQSETTWHRLVAWGKQADIVENYVKKGSEVAIEGKLTNRSYDNKNGEKQYVTEVLVNSILLLDKHKA; encoded by the coding sequence ATGAACGTCTTAAGAAACAGCGTCAGGCTTATCGGTAATCTGGGTGACGATCCCAAAGTAAGAAAGTTGGACAGCGGAAAAACAGTTGCTAATTTTTCTATAGCAACCAACGAAATTTATCGGGACCAAAACGGAACCAAACAGTCGGAAACTACCTGGCACAGATTGGTTGCATGGGGTAAACAAGCCGACATCGTTGAGAACTATGTGAAAAAAGGATCGGAAGTCGCGATTGAGGGGAAACTTACCAACCGTTCGTATGACAATAAAAACGGTGAGAAGCAATATGTTACAGAAGTGCTGGTAAACTCGATATTGTTGCTCGACAAACACAAAGCTTAG
- the hisG gene encoding ATP phosphoribosyltransferase: MENRLKIAIQTKGRLNEDSMQLIKETGVSLSMGRRTLVASAKNFPMDALFLRDDDIPQTVADGVADIGVVGENEMLEKEENVVIVKRLGFSKCRLSLAIPKSLEYTGPEFFNGKKIATSYPVILKKWLNENNIQADIHVITGSVEIAPGIGLADAIFDIVSSGSTLISNRLKEVEVVIHSEAVLIAAPNLAKEKQEILDEFIFRMESVQRAVGKKYILLNSPNDKIQEIAALLPGMKSPTVVPLAQEGWSSMHSVIEEDDFWEIIGKLKKAGAEGILVVPIEKMIF; encoded by the coding sequence ATGGAAAACAGACTTAAAATTGCGATTCAGACAAAAGGACGATTAAACGAAGACTCGATGCAGCTCATCAAAGAAACCGGGGTTTCGTTATCGATGGGAAGACGGACATTGGTTGCTTCAGCCAAAAACTTTCCAATGGATGCCCTGTTTCTTCGCGACGATGACATTCCCCAAACCGTTGCCGATGGCGTTGCTGACATTGGTGTTGTGGGTGAAAATGAAATGCTCGAAAAAGAAGAAAACGTGGTGATTGTTAAACGTTTAGGTTTTAGCAAATGCCGGCTTTCGCTGGCTATTCCAAAATCGCTGGAATACACAGGGCCTGAGTTTTTCAACGGAAAAAAAATTGCTACCTCCTACCCCGTTATTCTGAAAAAGTGGCTAAACGAAAACAATATTCAGGCTGACATTCACGTGATTACCGGCTCTGTGGAAATTGCTCCGGGAATTGGTTTGGCTGATGCTATTTTTGATATTGTAAGCTCGGGGTCAACACTTATCAGCAACCGTTTAAAAGAAGTGGAGGTAGTTATTCACTCGGAAGCAGTTCTGATTGCAGCTCCAAATCTGGCAAAGGAAAAACAGGAAATTCTGGATGAATTCATTTTCCGGATGGAATCGGTTCAGCGTGCAGTTGGGAAAAAATACATTTTGCTGAACTCGCCAAACGATAAAATTCAGGAAATTGCTGCACTTTTACCCGGCATGAAAAGCCCAACTGTTGTACCTTTGGCACAGGAAGGATGGAGTTCGATGCACTCGGTAATTGAAGAAGATGATTTCTGGGAAATTATCGGAAAACTAAAAAAAGCCGGTGCGGAAGGAATTTTAGTGGTTCCGATTGAAAAGATGATATTTTAG
- the hisD gene encoding histidinol dehydrogenase, translating into MKTFINPDKKDWPEILKRPLIDVSELHTRVQSVLDEIKSRGDEALREFTQKFDDVQLESFSVSEEEINEAEQLVDTELKSAIQLASENISKFHAAQKPELKKLETTPGVTCWQKAVAIEKVGLYIPGGTAPLFSTVLMLALPAQIAGCKEIVLCSPPNKEGKIHPAILYAAKVSGVTKIFKLGGVQAIGAMAYGSETVPKTYKIFGPGNQYVMAAKQLVSMNNVSIDMPAGPSEVLVVADETANPAFVASDLLSQAEHGVDSQVILVANSEDLVTKVQTEIQIQLDKLPRKQFAAKALDNSVAIVITNKNEQINLINEYAPEHLIICTANYIEMAERISNAGSVFLGNLTPESAGDYASGTNHTLPTNGWARSYSGVNLDSFLKKITFQEISEEGLKNIGPAIQKMAAAEELEAHKNAVTLRLKNLNE; encoded by the coding sequence ATGAAAACATTCATAAATCCGGATAAAAAGGACTGGCCCGAGATTTTGAAACGTCCACTTATTGATGTTTCAGAACTTCACACAAGGGTTCAGTCAGTTTTAGACGAAATAAAAAGCCGTGGTGATGAAGCGCTCCGTGAATTCACCCAAAAATTTGACGATGTGCAACTGGAATCGTTTTCAGTTTCAGAAGAAGAAATAAATGAAGCAGAACAATTGGTTGATACAGAACTAAAATCAGCCATTCAACTTGCTTCAGAAAACATATCAAAATTTCATGCGGCACAAAAACCCGAATTAAAAAAACTGGAAACAACTCCGGGTGTTACCTGCTGGCAAAAAGCAGTTGCCATCGAAAAAGTTGGATTATATATTCCGGGAGGCACAGCACCACTATTTTCAACGGTTTTAATGTTGGCACTTCCGGCGCAAATTGCAGGTTGCAAAGAAATTGTTTTGTGCTCGCCACCCAACAAAGAAGGGAAAATCCACCCGGCCATTTTGTATGCGGCCAAAGTTTCGGGCGTAACAAAAATTTTCAAACTGGGAGGTGTTCAGGCAATTGGAGCCATGGCTTACGGTTCTGAAACAGTTCCGAAAACCTACAAGATTTTTGGTCCTGGAAATCAATACGTAATGGCAGCCAAACAATTGGTTAGCATGAACAATGTTTCCATCGATATGCCGGCCGGCCCGTCGGAAGTTTTGGTTGTTGCCGACGAAACTGCAAATCCGGCTTTTGTTGCTTCTGATTTGTTATCGCAAGCAGAACACGGCGTTGACAGCCAGGTGATTTTGGTTGCAAATTCGGAAGATTTAGTAACAAAAGTTCAGACTGAAATTCAAATACAACTGGATAAATTGCCAAGAAAACAATTTGCGGCAAAAGCATTGGATAACAGCGTGGCAATTGTAATAACCAACAAAAACGAGCAAATCAATTTAATTAACGAGTACGCACCGGAACACTTAATTATTTGTACAGCCAATTACATTGAAATGGCTGAAAGAATAAGTAATGCAGGCTCTGTTTTTCTGGGAAATCTCACACCTGAAAGTGCAGGAGATTATGCTTCGGGAACGAACCACACCTTGCCAACAAACGGCTGGGCGCGTTCCTATAGCGGTGTAAATCTCGATAGCTTTTTGAAAAAAATCACGTTTCAGGAAATTTCCGAAGAAGGGCTAAAAAATATTGGCCCGGCAATTCAGAAGATGGCTGCAGCAGAAGAGCTTGAGGCACACAAAAATGCGGTAACTCTGCGGTTAAAAAACTTAAACGAGTAA
- a CDS encoding NUDIX hydrolase, with the protein MNSFYFEKVKRVQTLAEIGLEFSENTFDRERYEELRQISLEILEKMTDTPIEKIIPVIEEKDGYKTPKVDVRAVVFNETGKILLVQEKADNCWAMPGGWSDVSYSPKEVAEKECMEEAGLAVKATRLLAVIDKQKQGMPPAFEYVYKIFLLCEKLGDNISTGSETKDVGWFAENELPELSNPRNNITVLKMMFEFYKGERNEAYFD; encoded by the coding sequence ATGAATTCTTTCTATTTTGAAAAAGTAAAACGAGTACAAACACTGGCCGAGATTGGTCTTGAATTTTCAGAAAATACTTTTGACCGGGAACGCTATGAAGAACTCAGGCAGATCAGTCTGGAAATACTCGAAAAAATGACAGATACACCAATCGAAAAAATTATTCCGGTAATTGAAGAAAAAGACGGTTACAAAACTCCAAAAGTTGATGTCAGAGCTGTCGTTTTTAATGAGACCGGTAAGATTTTACTGGTTCAGGAAAAAGCTGACAACTGCTGGGCCATGCCAGGTGGATGGTCTGATGTAAGTTACAGCCCAAAAGAAGTAGCCGAAAAAGAGTGTATGGAAGAGGCCGGATTAGCTGTAAAAGCAACGAGGTTACTTGCCGTAATCGACAAACAAAAACAAGGAATGCCTCCCGCTTTTGAATATGTTTATAAAATATTTCTTCTGTGCGAAAAGCTTGGCGATAACATCTCAACGGGTTCCGAAACAAAGGATGTGGGATGGTTTGCAGAAAACGAACTCCCTGAACTTTCAAATCCGCGAAATAATATCACCGTTTTAAAAATGATGTTTGAATTCTACAAAGGAGAAAGAAACGAAGCATACTTCGACTAA